The Bradyrhizobium barranii subsp. barranii genome segment CGAAGGCACCGAACATCGGCTGATGGTGCACCGGCTGGGGCGTCGGGATCGAGGCGTTGGGATCGCCCATGGGGGCCGCGACGATCGAGCCGCCCTTGATGATACAGTCCGGCTTGACCCCGAAGAAGGCCGGCGACCACAGCACGAGATCGGCGAGCTTGCCCTTCTCGACCGATCCGATCAGTTTCGACACGCCGTGCGCGATCGCAGGATTGATCGTGTACTTGGCGATGTAGCGCTTGACGCGGAAATTGTCGTTGTCCTTGCCTTTGTCCTGGTCGAGCGACCCGCGCTGCTTCTTCATCTTGTCCGCGGTCTGCCATGTCCGGATGATGACCTCGCCGAGGCGGCCCATGGCCTGCGAGTCCGAGGACATCATCGAGAGCGCGCCGAGATCGTGCAGAATGTCTTCGGCGGCGATGGTTTCCTTGCGGATACGGCTCTCCGCAAACGCGAGGTCTTCCGCGATCGAGGGATCGAGATGGTGGCACACCATCAGCATGTCCAGATGCTCGTCGATGGTGTTGCGGGTGAAGGGCCGCGTCGGATTGGTCGAGGACGGCAGCACGTTCTTCAGCCCCGCGACCTTGATGATATCAGGCGCATGCCCGCCGCCAGCGCCCTCGGTGTGGAAGGCGTGGATGGTACGGCCCTTGAAGGCCTTGACCGTATCCTCGACGAAGCCGGATTCGTTCAGCGTGTCGGAATGCAGCATGACCTGGACGTCGTAATCGTCGGCCACCGACAGGCAGTTGTCGATCGCAGCCGGCGTGGTGCCCCAGTCCTCGTGCAGCTTCAGCGCGCAGGCGCCGCCCTTGATCATCTCGACCAGGGCGGCGGGCCGCGACGCGTTACCCTTGCCGGAGATGCCGAGATTGACCGGGAAGGCGTCGAACGACTGGATCATCCGCCCCATGTGCCACGGCCCCGGCGTGCAGGTGGTGGCGAACGTGCCGTGCGAAGGGCCGGTGCCGCCGCCGAGCATCGAGGTGACGCCAGACATCAGCGCGTGCTCGATCTGCTGCGGACAGATGAAATGGATGTGGCTGTCGAAGCCGCCGGCGGTCAGGATTTTTCCTTCGCCCGCGATCACGTCGGTGCCGGGGCCGACGATGATGGTGACACCCGGCTGGATGTCGGGAT includes the following:
- the ureC gene encoding urease subunit alpha — translated: MSVKIKRSVYADMFGPTTGDKVRLADTDLIIEVEKDFTTYGEEVKFGGGKVIRDGMGQSQVTNKQGAADTVITNALIVDHWGIVKADVAIKDGMISAIGKAGNPDIQPGVTIIVGPGTDVIAGEGKILTAGGFDSHIHFICPQQIEHALMSGVTSMLGGGTGPSHGTFATTCTPGPWHMGRMIQSFDAFPVNLGISGKGNASRPAALVEMIKGGACALKLHEDWGTTPAAIDNCLSVADDYDVQVMLHSDTLNESGFVEDTVKAFKGRTIHAFHTEGAGGGHAPDIIKVAGLKNVLPSSTNPTRPFTRNTIDEHLDMLMVCHHLDPSIAEDLAFAESRIRKETIAAEDILHDLGALSMMSSDSQAMGRLGEVIIRTWQTADKMKKQRGSLDQDKGKDNDNFRVKRYIAKYTINPAIAHGVSKLIGSVEKGKLADLVLWSPAFFGVKPDCIIKGGSIVAAPMGDPNASIPTPQPVHHQPMFGAFGKARTASSVVFTSKAAVTGGLARKLGIDKKLYAVQNTRGKISKKSMIHNDATPNIEVDPETYEVRADGELLTCAPAEVLPMAQRYFMY